From the Rhinopithecus roxellana isolate Shanxi Qingling chromosome 5, ASM756505v1, whole genome shotgun sequence genome, the window TACTGAGTTGAAATCTCTCCTTTGCTAAAAATCAGAAATAGATCTGTATCTTATTTACCTGTAGGtattaaatgtgtgtatgtacacatcaCTTATCTCTGAATTCTAGTGCCTGTTATAAGAGGAACATTTATCTAAGCTGAAGATTTGTAAAATGTTTGAGGCCCATGTTAGGTCTTTATACTTCCTTCATCCCCAGCTTGAATTCAGTGTTACCAAATTCGATGAGATTAGCGTATTCCAGGGATGgccttaattttcttttgcagGCAACTGAAAAcgtatttaatttttctttttttaaaaagtatatgattTCTTGTTGAGAACAAAGTTTTAAAGAGTTTCCTAGCCCGGGGTGGTTAAGTTTTCCAGGCTTTCTTTAGCTGATCTTGTTGATATAATTGTGAATTGGGCTTGATGAATGAGTTTAGTTGTCCCCTGTTTGACGAGCTTTAGTAGCTTCATGCATTTTAATCAGTCcaatgattcatttattttccacctttttttttttttttttggctgtgtgtgggatccttctttttaaaaaatggtcagaACAGGATTAATTACCTTTTGCATTAATCCTAAGTTGTTTCTCAGGTAGTCCTCTAAATATATAATGGTTGCAGGTGCTAAGGATCCTCCTATGAAGTACAGTGATTGTAGTTTCTATgtgggtttctctgtgttgcacAAGGGTCTCTTGTTTAATCATTTTACACAGTAAAGTGTTAATCACCATTTAAGTTTCTCTTTGCCTTGTAACTTCATTAGGTGAATACACATCTCATTCTAGAAATATTGTGACCCTTTCAATAAAGTGTCAGTTAGCCTTGAGCCATAAATTCTTGGCAAATGTTAATTCTCtgcaaaaatatgaagaaaagcaaatacttAAATTCAGGCGTTTGAAGTAAATTCATTCCTATCTTTAAAATAAGTGCATCAAGCATTATTTTCTCAGAGGAAGGAGTGAAAGAAATCTGTTCAGTTCAAAGTGGACAGGTATCTTCACATGAAGGTGAACCTTTAggtaatttctatttaaaaaattttaacaactgCAATAATTTAAAGGAGCAAGGAACTGAATACTCACACTAAATAAGATGCATCAGAATATAAGCATTGAGTAAGCaagtctgtttttactttttaagtctCCATATTTTCTACCTGATTTCTACATAAGCGTTATAAGTGctatatttcataaaatgtatattttaatatagacaaaatacatataaagtacTTATTGTTTCAAAAACAGGTTTTCTTTCAACACTGCACCTGTGCACCTGATATGTAATAGAAATAGTCTGTTTCCTTTTTCCCTATACACAAACACCTTCAAAATTCTGTCTGAATAATTTCTCCCACAATCTGCAAGTGCATAAAAGGTTTGACTGTTTTCACAATATGATATGAAAAAGGCAAATTACTCGGTGTATTGCAGAAAGCATGCTTATGGAAGCATTACATCCATCTTTTGCAAAATTATTATCTGTAGCAACTcttcaaaaacacacaaaactaaaatttgaatttacatattttaatgagaaaatattatttggaCTAGGTCATAATTTAATGTAGACACCCCCCCCCCTTTTTAAATCCTTTGTTTTAAAACAGGCATGCTGGGAACAAGaacatcaatatttaaaatgCCATGCTAATTCTGTACAGGGAGGGAAAAATGAAAGGTAAAAATTTTACAGCTCTGATGAcactacaactttttttttttaacttaagcaGGTCACACCAGAACAACAGTTCGTTTTCCAGCCAATTATCTAAGAGTCTAAAGGAATACAACAAACAAAAGTGCATTTTACACAGTGTATAATCATTCCTATTCACAAGTATTTACATCTCTTTGCAGCCCTTTAGCTTCTTGGAAAAGTTCTGGTAGCAAACAGAAAGACTTGTCCGTGGGAGAGCTATCCGGTGACATCCCTTCATGTTATCAGTCAGCTTATCTAAGTTCTTCCCGGGTTGCCCTTGATGCTTTCTTGGTTTGggcttatttcattttctttctttcttttttttccccaacaataaaataaatagctaaaaAGGTCTCTAAGTAATCGGAAAGTTAACATCCCAATTAACTTTCccatccccacttccctcccCTAAACCTGGCCAGAAATGAAGAGTAAACATTCACATTACAACAGGTACTTATAATGTGGGCTTTGCCCGTTCGTCCGCCTAGCAAGACAGATTCAAGTTCATTGTTTACATATTACTGGGCGCTTTGTAAACAATACAAGGttacttttagttttgttttgctgtgtgaGGACAAGCGTCGCCTTCTCAGCTTGGCAGCCTCTTTCCTAACTCCCAGCTCCTCCTGGAGCCTCTGGAAGgaaacaaaaccccaaacaacAACATCTCCGCAGAAGCCCGGGAGGCAGGGCCGCAACCCCGGGAAGTTGTGGTCTGCCCAGCCCCTGCCGGATGGGCGGAGGCGAGTGGGGTAGGAAGATTAGTGGCTCCTTTTTGCTGCAGATTTCCAAGACGTAAAGAGATCCGGCCCTCCCCTGCGCGGTTGCAGCCCTCGCGGGGAGGGGGTGTGGTGGAGATCTGTTCCTGGAAACATCTGAGGCAGTTGCTCTAGTCTTGAAACTGCGCAGAGTTCGGGGCTCCGCCGATCTGGGCGGAGGGAAGACGCGCTTTTCTCGGCGAACAGGGGGTGACTGGATTTCCCCCGCCAGTCAAATGGGAGGGGGTTTCGGGGCCTCAGGGAGGGGATGGCTCGGCTCAGGTGGCCCCGGCCTTCCCTGACGTGGGGGCGAGGACAACTCCTACGCGCCTCCTGGCCCATCTGCAAGTTTGTGTTTTCTCTCCTGGGTCCAAAACAAAGTTCTTTTGGGGCAAGACTGGTTGGCCGAAGGTGAAAGGGACAAGTTAGGGTGGCGGTTCCAGGTTGCGGCGGGCAGGACTAGGAGCCAGGGAAGGCGAGTGAGGTGGTGGGGAGGAGAACGAGAGGGGGCGTCGGCTCCTGCGGGTCAGTGCACAGCCACCGAGTGCAAGGCGGAGGCCGGGCTGGTGAGCGTTTCGCTGGGGGTGGCGGGGCTGCTTTGGCTGGTGGCTGTTTGTGAGGACGTTGGGCTGAGCGAGGGCGGCGAGTTCGAGAGCAAGGTGGGGATGGGCGCTGGCAGCGCAGGCAGCGCGGGCACGGCGGCCGGCGTGGGCTTAATGGGTACGGGGATGGCGGGCAGCGTCTGGCCCGCCGCGTGGCACAGCGGCTTCAACGGCACGCCGTAGGCGCTGTAGTCGCCACTCGCCATGGAGATGGGGGTGGCAGAGTCGATCATGCCGGCGGAGCCATACACGTGTGGCCAGCCGGTGCCCAGCGAGCTGCCCATGGTAGTCAACTGGTTGGGGAGCGGGTAGGCAGCGGGCACCGGCTGCATGGCGGAGAAGGCCAGTCCCCCAGGCATCTTGTATTCCCTCGCGATGATGTTCTCGATGGCGAAGGGGTGCTTGAAGCCCGAGGGCTGCGCCACGCCGCCCAAGTTGTAGGCGGCAGCGGGCATCTGTGGCAGGTGCGTGCCCGAGGCCGCCAGCGCGCTGAGCCGCAGCTTGGCCTGCTGCTGCAGGTACTGCGCCGCGTCCGCTGGCTTGCTGGGCGCCAGGTGGTCGGACTTAAGCACCTTGAAGCGCTTGCGGCGCCTCAGGAAGCTGCCGTTCTCGAACATGTCCCCGCAGCTGGGGTGCAGCGCCCAGAAGCTGCCCTTGCCTGGCTGGTCTGGCCGCCGCGGGATCTTGATGAAGCAGTCGTTGAAGGAGAGGTTGTGGCGCAGGCTGTTCTGCCAGCGCTGCGTGTTCTCCCTGTAGTAGGGGAAGCGGTCCATGATGAACTTGTAGATCTCGCTCAGCGGCAGCATCTTCTCGGGAGAGCTCTGGATGGCCATAGCGGTCAGCGAGATGTACGAGTAGGGCGGCTTCTGGTCGCTGTACGTGTTACGGCCGGGCCGAGGCATCTTCTTCCTCGCCCTCTTCTTGCTCTGGGTCTGCGCGGGCCGGCGGACTGCTCAGATCTGGGAAGGGGGAGGTAATAAGGGGAGGTAGCATGGGTGCACAGAGACACCGGCGGGGTCAGCCAGGCCGAGTAACAGACTTCGGGGGTCGGAGGTGGGGGCTGCGGCGCTCGATCAGCCGGCGCCCGCGCTCTTTAGCCAGCAACTTTGCCTGCTTAGTGGGACCCAGCCAGGGGGCGCAGGAGGGGAAGCGGGCGAACGGCGCTAGGATAGCCGGGAAGTAAGTCGGGCCTGGGGCAAGAACCGGGTGCAGGGACGGAACAGAGAGCTGCTCACCTTAAAGTTGCTTCAAGTTGCGCGTCCGCATCCGGGAGGGCGCCGCTGCGCGCGGCTTCTCTCTCGGCGCGCACTCTGCGCGCAGCGTCCGGGTCCGGTTGGACTCGGCGCGAACCTGAGCTCTTGAGCTCAGTCCCGCAGCGTCCCGCGCCGCCCGGTCCGCGACGCTCCTGGAGCGTCCTGCGGGCGGCCGAGCTCGGCTGAGGAGTCCCGGCGCGAATGGTGGCAGCGAAGGTCTTAGGGCTCCGGAGGGCGCTACTGTGGGCTCCGTGTCTCGGCTGAGCTAGGTGGCTGCCTCCATGCCCTCCCTCGAACCATCTGATAGTTTTAAGCGGTGACAGGAGCAGAAAAGACCCCTGTAGCGGCGCTTCATTAATGTGCCACTTCTTAGCTATCATATGACAATCgccttgggaggaggaggaggaagaggagggggagcgGGGGCTGCAGAGGGAGGGGACTGAGCGAGAAGGGAGAGCCCGGTCAGCTCTGGTTTCTTTCACACCTATTTACATGGACACCTTGGCCAATAGGAATTACTTCCAGCTCCAGACTGGGCGAGGCGGAAGAGCCTCGGCCACTGGCAGCGAGCAGGACGCGCCGGCCGGTGTGCGCCGTGTGAAGGTATGAGGAGGCGGCCGCCGCGGAGCAGGGAGACAGGCGACCACACAGATGGAGCAGCCGCGCAGATGATGTTTGACATGGAAATTGCTTGACTGGGGTATTCTGTTTCCTCTGCGTTGTATCCGGTTTGTATCTGTTAGGTAACTTTAGGCACGGCTTTCCCCTGAAACCGACCCTTTTCCTGCGCTTAGCACTACCCGGGGTTGTTTGCATGggttataataatgaaaacacacCCTTGCCCCCCAGTCCCCCAGGAGTTAGGTCGAAATTTGACTTGACCTTCCTATAAAGCTGCTTCAGCTCTGTTTAGTTAGGTGTGTAGCTTTGAAAAAGTGATGGGGtttacaaaatactttcaaaatgtgATTGGACATCCCCATGTAAGAGCCCATTTTGAATGTAACTGTAttgatcaaatttttaaaaattaaaatagtgtaTCTGGGCGAAAAGTCCAAGTATTTGCTTTAAAAGTCCTCCGGGAATTTGGTTGGACACAGGACGGAGGCTCAGGGGCTGTTGAGGCAAATGTTGTGCGGACCTGGGGAGGGCCTGAGTTTGACACAGTTTATCACCAGGTAAGCCTCAGGGGCTCTCGCTTTTCCCAGGTGTTTTGAAACTTTAGGACTCAGGCATATCCTGGAAGTTTTCATTTTACAGCCGGAactcccctccccaaccctcccACCCCTCTCACTCCCCCACTCCCgctttttttttgtatggagAACTTACTTAGGATTTAGAGTGTAGCAAAAGCTGCCTGCGATCCCACTAAAACCGCAGTGTCTTCTACAACTTGGGGAAAGAACCATAGAGTTTTCCTTTTTGGGAAGGGGGCAATGTGCCTCGGGTCACTCCGCCTGGTGCGAGCAGCAGGCTCCCTTTGGCTCGGATTCGCCTTGGGAGGGTTAAATGaatcattattattgtcattatcctCATCGTCGTCGCTGccgtcgtcatcatcatcatcatcaaattgCTATGAAGTAAATAGTGAGTCGACCCCGCCTGCATGCACGCAGTCTATGAGTACACACCAGGAGTTCCCACCGGTTTCTGCACGTTCTGCGACCTTTAAGGTTTTTTAAAGACATTCATTTTACTGGGTTGTTAAAAACTCAGTACCTACAGACCACACAGAATCATCTTCAAAGTCTAGAAATGTGAGAACTTTTTTTTCCTAGAAGGGGTGGTCGTAGAGAATTCTGGGTGCTAAGTTTCAACACAACACTTTAAGTGATATTAGAGCATTATTAGTGGAGCTGTTTGGGGTTAGCATAAAAAAGATCTTTCAGcgcgcgcatgcacacacacacacacacccacacacacacacaacttcatTAACTACAGTTTCGGAGGCGGTCAATAACTCACCAAAACGTAACTTAAACACGATGAATTTAGGAGATTAAACAATTTCATTAATATTGAAATGGCTCTGGCTCTGGGCTGCCTCGCTTGAGATGCAAGCGCACGTTTTTCAATATTAGCAGAAGTGcttgaagaaaagaataatgTCACCTTCTTAATTCGGAAAAAATAACCGGGAGGAGGAGATGGGTGcgaggggctgtggggagggatgTTGACCTGTCTCTGGGGGTATGACTCGAGAAGGGCAGATAAATGTATTGCCCTTCTCAGCAGATAAACCACTTGGACTCGGATGGAATCTCTGCCAAGCTTTGGCCGGAGGCAGCCGTactcgtcccagctactcgcgctTCAGGTCATAACGAGGTGCGGCGTTTGGGGGGTTACTTGGTGCGGCCAGATTCGAATCGAAGGTCCGGGGGAGGAaggagctgggaagtccaaagaGCCTGGGAGCCTGGGGGATCCGTGATGAGGAATAGTGGGCAAGGCTTGTGTTTCCCAGAATGGAAAGGCGCTGGTCCACGGCTTCCCTGCTCACGAGTACAGCTGGCCTCGGTACAAAACAGTTACTGTGGGCAAGGCAGGAGAGCTCCTGCGGTGGAAGGGTACCAGTGTAGACACCCCCAAGAATTTTTAGGATCCTCTCAGTAAATATGTGCATCTGTTCATATTGATATGTAGACCGATAAAATATCATGGGCGGCTGGATTCGGGATGTAGATAGGAGTGAAAGCTCTCCTCCGCTCGCCCAGTGACAGCCAGGAAGATTCTTTTCTATCCGGCATGGGTGCGTGTTGAGGGTGGGGAATAAGGAGAgagaagtgttttattttaacaattgGCATTTTGTTGCCCTGCAAAGAGGCCATTGTATGCCTGTCGAAATCATTGCTCAGAGTAAACAGGAGATTAACTAAATTCTAAGGGTAAAAACGTTcgggttgaaaaaaaaaaaaaaaagaccgaaGTCGAAATAAATCTTTGTCTGTCTCCCCGGGAACGTTGTCACCCCTAAGTTTGGAACATGCGAGGATACAAGTAGGAATTTGTGTCTGATGAATCTTTAAAGTTTGGCTAGTGTGGAGATAGGAGTTTGACGCACATTGCACACGACCAGGGTTACTTAAGTAAACCGAACCTAATAGCACAAGTTTGCCTTGGATGAGGAGAGAAGTTGTGAGATATACATTTAAAACTTGG encodes:
- the FOXB1 gene encoding forkhead box protein B1; protein product: MPRPGRNTYSDQKPPYSYISLTAMAIQSSPEKMLPLSEIYKFIMDRFPYYRENTQRWQNSLRHNLSFNDCFIKIPRRPDQPGKGSFWALHPSCGDMFENGSFLRRRKRFKVLKSDHLAPSKPADAAQYLQQQAKLRLSALAASGTHLPQMPAAAYNLGGVAQPSGFKHPFAIENIIAREYKMPGGLAFSAMQPVPAAYPLPNQLTTMGSSLGTGWPHVYGSAGMIDSATPISMASGDYSAYGVPLKPLCHAAGQTLPAIPVPIKPTPAAVPALPALPAPIPTLLSNSPPSLSPTSSQTATSQSSPATPSETLTSPASALHSVAVH